The following coding sequences lie in one Caproicibacterium argilliputei genomic window:
- a CDS encoding DegV family protein, with amino-acid sequence MSDFVILTDSSCDLPAELAQALHVTVLPLTFRLNGKEYKNLLDGSNLSFEEFYLHIRSGVPCTTNAVNVEDFKAAIELILQSGKDVLCVCFSSGLSATYNAAKIACEELAPQYPQRQLRAVDTLAASLGQGLLVYYAAQKQKKGESLQAVADWLEENKLHLCHWFTVDDLQHLKRGGRISSATALFGTMLGIKPVMHMDNDGHLVNVSKARGRRAALDALVDHMEQTALQPQQQVVFISHADSRADAEYVAQQIKERIGVKEVLINYVGPVIGAHAGPGTIALFFLGTER; translated from the coding sequence ATGAGCGATTTCGTCATTCTCACCGACTCCAGCTGTGACCTTCCGGCAGAGCTGGCACAGGCGCTGCACGTTACGGTTTTGCCGCTGACTTTCCGGCTGAATGGAAAAGAGTATAAAAATTTGCTGGACGGCAGCAACCTGTCGTTCGAGGAATTTTACCTGCACATCCGCAGCGGTGTTCCCTGCACCACCAATGCAGTCAATGTGGAAGATTTCAAAGCCGCCATCGAGCTGATTCTGCAAAGCGGCAAAGATGTGCTGTGCGTTTGCTTTTCCTCCGGCCTTTCCGCCACCTATAACGCCGCCAAAATTGCCTGCGAAGAGCTGGCGCCCCAGTATCCGCAGCGCCAGCTGCGGGCGGTAGATACGTTGGCAGCATCCCTCGGGCAGGGGCTGCTGGTTTACTACGCCGCGCAAAAGCAGAAAAAGGGCGAGTCCCTGCAGGCTGTCGCAGACTGGCTGGAAGAAAACAAGCTGCACTTGTGTCATTGGTTCACCGTGGATGACCTGCAGCACCTCAAGCGCGGTGGGCGCATCAGCTCCGCCACCGCCCTCTTTGGCACCATGCTTGGCATTAAGCCGGTCATGCATATGGATAACGACGGCCATCTGGTCAATGTCAGCAAAGCGCGCGGCCGCCGCGCCGCTCTGGATGCTTTGGTTGACCACATGGAGCAAACCGCCCTGCAGCCGCAGCAGCAGGTGGTTTTTATCAGCCACGCGGATTCCCGCGCGGATGCTGAATATGTTGCCCAGCAAATCAAAGAACGCATCGGCGTTAAGGAAGTTCTCATCAATTACGTTGGGCCGGTCATCGGCGCGCACGCGGGTCCCGGCACCATTGCACTCTTTTTCCTCGGCACCGAACGCTGA
- a CDS encoding argininosuccinate synthase: MDKKNIKKVVLAYSGGLDTSIIIPWLKENYNNCEVIAVAADVGQGSGELEGLEEKAKKTGASKLYIADLKKQFVEDYIWETLKADAVYENKYLLGTSFARPLIAKRLVEIAQAEGADAICHGCTGKGNDQVRFELSIKAFAPNMPIIAPWREWNIQSRDEEIDYAEAHNIPLKITRETNYSKDKNLWHLSHEGLDLEDPANEPQYNKPGFLELGVSPEQAPDKPTYVTIHFEKGVPVSLDGQKLCAVDLLSQLNKLGGENGVGLADIVENRLVGMKSRGVYETPGGTILYHAHNKLEEICLDKDTYHYKQGIGEKFAELVYDGKWFTPLREALSAFVDSTQGTVTGDVKLKLYKGNIIDAGVTSPYSLYDEEIATFSADDVYDQSDADGFINLFGLPLKVQALKKLKLGK; this comes from the coding sequence ATGGATAAAAAGAATATTAAAAAAGTCGTGCTGGCTTATTCCGGCGGACTGGATACGTCCATCATTATCCCGTGGCTTAAGGAAAATTACAACAACTGTGAAGTCATTGCTGTGGCGGCCGACGTGGGTCAGGGCAGCGGTGAGCTGGAAGGCTTGGAGGAAAAGGCAAAGAAGACCGGCGCCAGCAAGCTTTACATTGCAGACCTCAAAAAGCAGTTTGTGGAGGACTACATCTGGGAAACGCTCAAAGCGGATGCGGTGTATGAAAACAAATACTTGCTCGGCACCAGCTTTGCGCGTCCGCTGATTGCCAAGCGCTTAGTCGAAATTGCACAGGCAGAGGGCGCGGATGCCATCTGTCACGGCTGCACCGGCAAGGGCAACGACCAGGTTCGTTTTGAACTGAGCATTAAAGCGTTTGCGCCGAATATGCCGATTATTGCCCCGTGGCGCGAGTGGAACATCCAGTCCCGCGATGAGGAAATTGACTATGCGGAAGCACACAACATTCCGCTGAAAATCACCCGTGAAACCAACTATAGCAAGGACAAAAACCTGTGGCATCTTTCCCATGAGGGTCTGGATTTGGAAGATCCGGCAAATGAGCCGCAGTACAACAAGCCCGGCTTTCTGGAACTCGGTGTTTCGCCGGAGCAAGCGCCCGACAAGCCGACTTACGTTACCATTCATTTTGAAAAGGGCGTGCCGGTATCTCTGGATGGGCAAAAGCTCTGTGCGGTTGACCTGCTCAGCCAGCTGAACAAGCTCGGCGGTGAAAATGGTGTCGGCCTTGCGGATATTGTGGAAAACCGTCTGGTCGGCATGAAGAGCCGCGGCGTGTATGAAACCCCCGGCGGCACCATTCTGTACCATGCGCACAATAAGCTTGAGGAAATCTGCTTGGATAAGGACACCTACCACTACAAGCAGGGAATTGGCGAAAAATTTGCGGAGTTGGTTTATGACGGCAAGTGGTTTACCCCCCTGCGCGAGGCGCTTTCCGCGTTTGTGGACAGCACACAGGGAACCGTGACCGGCGATGTAAAGTTGAAGCTTTATAAAGGCAATATTATTGATGCAGGCGTGACCAGCCCGTACAGCCTGTATGACGAGGAAATCGCCACGTTCAGCGCAGACGATGTATATGACCAGAGCGATGCGGACGGATTCATCAATCTGTTTGGTCTGCCACTGAAGGTACAGGCGCTCAAAAAGTTGAAGCTCGGTAAATAA
- a CDS encoding PBSX family phage terminase large subunit: MRFSEKQLRAMTWWCPGSADAGFDALICDGAVRSGKTLCMGLGFVCWAMACFRERSFAICGKTVRSLRRNLITTLLPALTAAGFHWELKAGESLLRVTAGRYCNRFYLFGGRDAGSAALIQGITLAGVLFDEAALMPQEFVEQALARCSVEGSRFWFNCNPENPEHWFYREWILGAARKNARYLHFTMEDNPGLSEKVKARYRNLYTGTFYERYVLGKWVAAEGLIYPFMNSGMAADVPTSCEEYAVSCDYGTQNPSSFGLWGRCGAVWYRVDEYYYDGRKNGPRTDEEHYRGLEDLCRGKRISRVVADPSAASFMETIRRHGRFPVTPARNDVLQGIRRTGLALKEGRVRICRNCGDTWREFSLYRWQDGKEAPVKENDHAMDDLRYFVSTVLTGSGGFAAALAVRES; this comes from the coding sequence ATGCGGTTTAGCGAAAAGCAGCTGCGTGCGATGACCTGGTGGTGCCCGGGAAGTGCGGATGCGGGATTTGACGCGCTGATCTGTGACGGCGCGGTGCGCAGCGGCAAAACGCTGTGCATGGGGTTGGGCTTTGTCTGCTGGGCGATGGCGTGCTTTCGGGAACGCAGCTTTGCAATTTGCGGCAAAACCGTGCGTTCGCTGCGGCGCAACCTGATTACAACACTGCTGCCGGCGCTGACTGCGGCAGGATTCCACTGGGAACTGAAAGCCGGAGAAAGCCTGCTGCGGGTGACAGCCGGACGGTACTGCAACCGCTTTTACTTATTTGGCGGGCGGGATGCGGGAAGCGCCGCGCTGATTCAGGGCATTACGCTGGCAGGCGTGCTGTTTGACGAGGCGGCGCTGATGCCGCAGGAGTTTGTGGAGCAGGCACTGGCGCGCTGCAGCGTGGAGGGCAGCCGCTTCTGGTTTAACTGCAATCCAGAAAATCCCGAACACTGGTTTTACCGGGAATGGATTCTGGGCGCGGCGCGGAAAAATGCACGGTACCTGCACTTTACCATGGAGGACAATCCGGGTCTTTCTGAAAAAGTGAAGGCGCGCTACCGGAATTTGTACACCGGTACATTTTATGAGCGGTATGTGCTGGGGAAATGGGTGGCGGCAGAGGGGCTTATCTATCCGTTTATGAACAGCGGAATGGCGGCGGATGTGCCGACGAGCTGCGAAGAATATGCGGTCAGCTGCGATTACGGCACGCAGAATCCGAGTTCGTTCGGTCTGTGGGGACGGTGCGGAGCCGTTTGGTATCGGGTGGACGAATACTACTATGACGGCAGGAAAAACGGACCACGCACGGACGAAGAGCATTACCGCGGACTGGAGGATCTGTGCCGCGGTAAGCGCATTTCCCGTGTCGTGGCAGACCCGTCGGCGGCAAGCTTCATGGAAACGATACGGCGGCACGGCCGGTTCCCAGTGACGCCGGCACGCAACGATGTGCTGCAGGGCATCCGCCGTACAGGATTGGCGCTGAAGGAAGGCCGGGTGCGCATTTGTCGGAACTGCGGGGATACCTGGCGGGAGTTTTCTCTGTACCGCTGGCAGGATGGAAAGGAAGCGCCGGTGAAGGAAAATGACCACGCAATGGACGACCTGCGGTACTTTGTTTCTACGGTGCTGACCGGAAGCGGTGGCTTTGCGGCGGCGTTGGCGGTGCGCGAATCGTAA
- a CDS encoding baseplate J/gp47 family protein encodes MISYEELVQRMNTAYAKETGFAPDAASDTAIRFRVLAGEVYNLLTDLAWLKQSLLPQTAVGGQLDKLAQEHGLQRAQAAQAQGSLQFTTAQDVPFAVVLSAGTQCTTGGENPVLVETLEELRLPVRGGQTAVVQARAVKSGPAGNLAAGAVNALVTANTYVASVTNPQGFSGGRDAQTDSQLRKQLLELGQQQSNGTNLAFYRRLAQQAAGVSSVSVQAVTPAAGEVTVWLAAAGVAAPEEVVQRVQKSMEKARELNVQVHVYPAKTAPVTVAVTMRAKDGQEAIAAAETVRSAVRTGFSGLQIGETPSAAQVCTWIYSTGVVQEAVLQADTVFPAAAADTLVTLKSVEVFT; translated from the coding sequence ATGATTTCCTATGAAGAATTGGTGCAGCGGATGAACACCGCCTACGCGAAGGAAACCGGCTTTGCGCCGGATGCGGCATCGGATACCGCCATCCGCTTTCGCGTGCTGGCAGGAGAGGTTTATAATTTGCTGACGGATCTGGCGTGGCTGAAGCAGTCTTTGCTGCCGCAGACGGCGGTGGGCGGGCAACTGGACAAACTGGCGCAGGAACACGGCCTGCAGCGGGCGCAGGCGGCGCAGGCGCAGGGCAGCCTGCAGTTTACCACGGCGCAGGATGTGCCCTTTGCCGTGGTTTTGTCGGCGGGAACCCAATGCACGACCGGCGGGGAGAATCCGGTGCTGGTGGAAACACTGGAAGAACTGCGGCTGCCGGTACGCGGCGGGCAGACTGCCGTGGTGCAGGCTCGTGCGGTGAAATCCGGCCCGGCGGGAAACCTTGCCGCCGGTGCGGTGAATGCACTGGTTACCGCCAACACCTATGTGGCTTCGGTGACGAACCCACAGGGATTTTCCGGAGGCAGGGATGCCCAGACAGACAGCCAACTGCGCAAACAGCTGCTGGAGCTGGGGCAGCAGCAGAGCAACGGCACAAATCTTGCCTTTTACCGGCGGCTTGCACAGCAGGCGGCGGGTGTTTCCTCGGTATCGGTGCAGGCGGTAACGCCGGCTGCCGGTGAAGTGACAGTGTGGCTTGCCGCTGCCGGTGTGGCTGCCCCGGAGGAAGTTGTGCAGCGTGTGCAGAAAAGCATGGAGAAAGCCAGAGAACTGAATGTGCAGGTACACGTTTATCCGGCAAAGACCGCGCCGGTTACGGTGGCGGTTACCATGCGGGCAAAGGACGGGCAGGAAGCGATTGCCGCCGCAGAAACGGTGCGCAGCGCTGTGCGAACGGGCTTTTCTGGCTTGCAGATTGGCGAAACCCCCAGTGCGGCACAGGTCTGCACATGGATTTACAGCACCGGCGTGGTGCAGGAGGCAGTTTTGCAGGCGGATACCGTGTTTCCGGCAGCGGCTGCCGACACGCTGGTGACGCTGAAAAGCGTGGAGGTATTCACATGA
- a CDS encoding phage major capsid protein: MAFYENLHLEKGMYGTGKSFSAVLESLDRSENYRGTPLEELDAYQRQLKRFDIHVNGRGSDRVEKFFQTGESAALFPEYVCRAVRQGMEQENLLPSLVATTTQVEGMDYRTITSTPLEAEKELKLVAEGTAVPQTVVRTQDHLVHLHKRGRMLVASYEALRFQRLDLFTVTLRQIGAYIARMQMGDAVQVLLHGDDGKDQAEELTAEKGVTYAGLLQLWGKLTPYRMNGLLGGTAAVQQVLGLAEMRDAQAGLNFQGTGRLVAPMGAQLLHVPDVPDGKLIGIDRTCALEMVQAGDVQTEYDKLIDRQLERATISTIAGFTKIFNGAVKVLNCAA; this comes from the coding sequence ATGGCATTTTATGAGAACCTGCATTTGGAAAAGGGTATGTACGGTACGGGAAAAAGTTTTTCTGCGGTTCTGGAGAGCCTGGACCGTTCAGAGAATTACCGTGGAACACCGTTGGAGGAACTGGATGCCTACCAGCGCCAGCTCAAGCGCTTTGATATTCATGTGAATGGGCGCGGCAGTGACCGTGTGGAAAAATTCTTTCAAACCGGAGAAAGTGCCGCGCTGTTTCCGGAATATGTTTGCCGCGCGGTGCGGCAGGGAATGGAGCAGGAAAACCTGCTGCCGAGTCTGGTTGCAACGACAACGCAGGTGGAGGGGATGGATTACCGGACCATCACCAGCACGCCGCTGGAGGCAGAAAAGGAACTGAAACTGGTGGCGGAAGGAACTGCAGTACCGCAGACAGTGGTGCGCACGCAGGATCATCTGGTGCATTTGCACAAGCGCGGGCGGATGTTGGTGGCAAGCTACGAGGCACTGCGCTTTCAGCGGCTGGATCTGTTTACCGTAACTCTGCGGCAGATTGGCGCGTACATTGCGCGGATGCAGATGGGCGATGCGGTGCAGGTGCTGCTGCACGGAGATGACGGCAAGGATCAGGCAGAGGAACTGACTGCTGAAAAAGGGGTGACCTATGCGGGTCTGCTGCAGCTTTGGGGCAAGCTGACGCCTTACCGTATGAACGGTCTGTTGGGCGGCACTGCGGCAGTGCAGCAGGTACTGGGGCTTGCGGAAATGCGTGACGCACAGGCAGGACTGAACTTTCAAGGCACCGGCCGGCTGGTGGCCCCGATGGGGGCGCAGCTTCTGCACGTGCCGGATGTGCCGGACGGCAAGCTGATTGGCATTGACCGTACCTGCGCGCTGGAAATGGTGCAGGCAGGCGATGTGCAGACCGAATATGACAAACTGATTGACCGGCAGCTGGAACGTGCAACCATCAGCACGATTGCGGGCTTCACAAAAATCTTCAACGGCGCAGTGAAAGTGTTGAACTGCGCTGCTTAA
- the hflX gene encoding GTPase HflX, with the protein MYENTEQLPRALLVECDTGEYDAEASLAELYELVRSAGAEPFGALTQKRPAPDTATCVGSGMVEEIAAFCVEYAIELLIFDRELTPTQIRNLEQAVGVRVVDRTMLILDIFAANARSKEGKLQVELAQLQYLLPRLSGRGTALSRLGGGIGTRGPGETKLETDRRHIRTRIQSLQAQLDEVEKHRAQIDRRRKKDGVVTVALVGYTNAGKSTLMNRLTDAGVLAENRLFATLDPTARALKLPNGFSVMLIDTVGLVRRLPHHLVQAFRSTLEQAANADILLNICDASSKEAQVHLDVTRKLLESLGCTGTVLSVLNKCDEVPGLADLPLIGGGVRISAKTGQGIDRLLTAIEEALPVCVRRVKLLLPFTQTGLTARIRREGTVLSEEYTLSGVQLEAFIGPSLFAVCAPYLEEPETPAGGD; encoded by the coding sequence ATGTACGAAAATACAGAGCAGCTGCCGCGCGCGCTGCTGGTGGAGTGCGACACCGGCGAATATGATGCCGAAGCTTCGCTTGCGGAGCTTTATGAGTTGGTGCGCAGCGCAGGCGCGGAGCCTTTCGGTGCACTGACACAGAAACGCCCGGCACCGGACACCGCAACCTGTGTGGGCAGCGGCATGGTGGAGGAGATTGCCGCATTCTGTGTGGAGTATGCCATCGAACTGCTGATTTTCGACCGGGAGCTGACCCCTACCCAGATTCGCAACCTTGAGCAGGCGGTCGGTGTGCGCGTGGTGGATCGAACCATGCTGATTTTGGACATTTTTGCGGCGAATGCCCGGTCTAAAGAGGGAAAGCTGCAGGTGGAGCTGGCGCAGCTGCAATACCTGCTGCCTCGGCTTTCCGGACGCGGAACGGCGCTTTCGCGGTTGGGCGGCGGCATTGGCACACGAGGGCCGGGCGAAACCAAGTTGGAAACCGACCGCCGGCACATCCGCACGCGCATTCAAAGCCTGCAGGCGCAGCTTGACGAAGTGGAAAAACACCGGGCACAGATTGACCGCCGCCGCAAAAAAGATGGCGTGGTGACTGTGGCACTGGTCGGCTACACCAATGCGGGGAAAAGCACGCTGATGAACCGGCTGACGGATGCGGGCGTGCTGGCGGAAAACCGGCTGTTTGCCACACTGGACCCGACGGCGCGCGCCCTGAAACTGCCGAACGGTTTTTCGGTGATGCTGATTGACACCGTTGGTTTGGTTCGGCGGCTGCCACATCACCTGGTGCAGGCGTTTCGCTCTACATTGGAACAGGCAGCCAACGCGGATATTCTGCTGAATATCTGCGACGCTTCCAGTAAGGAAGCGCAGGTGCACTTGGACGTTACCCGCAAGCTGCTGGAGTCACTCGGCTGCACCGGAACGGTACTCTCGGTGCTGAACAAGTGCGACGAAGTGCCGGGGCTTGCGGATTTGCCGCTGATTGGCGGCGGCGTGCGCATCAGCGCAAAAACCGGGCAGGGGATTGACCGCCTGCTGACAGCGATTGAAGAGGCGCTGCCGGTATGCGTGCGGCGGGTGAAGCTGCTGCTGCCGTTTACCCAGACGGGGCTTACGGCGCGCATCCGGCGGGAGGGTACCGTGCTGAGCGAGGAGTACACCCTGAGCGGTGTGCAACTGGAAGCTTTTATCGGGCCGTCGCTGTTTGCCGTGTGCGCACCCTATCTGGAGGAACCGGAAACTCCGGCGGGCGGGGATTAA
- the argC gene encoding N-acetyl-gamma-glutamyl-phosphate reductase: protein MVNAGVIGATGYAGAELVRVLAGHPQARLAAVSSVSFAGKPLSSVYPAYYGLCDLCCGTEEEVLQKSDVVFAALPHGLSQEIAKKCHDAGKVLIDLGADFRLKRLDEYEKWYQVKAVYPELHEEAVYGLPELFRDEIRGKKLIANPGCYTTAVPLALVPALQAGLIEKDGIIADCKSGVTGAGRKSTQDTHYPELNEGMHAYKVGGHRHTPEIEQTLRRFCGEEVTVVFTPHLLPVNRGILATCYAHLKSGTTLEQLQQTYEDFYRREYFVRVLPQGMRADIHHVRYSNFCEIELHIDPRTQMLIAVSAIDNMGKGAAGQAVQNMNLALGLEETAGLTALPPAF, encoded by the coding sequence ATCGTCAACGCAGGCGTTATCGGCGCAACCGGCTATGCCGGTGCGGAGCTGGTGCGAGTTCTTGCGGGGCATCCGCAGGCGCGGCTTGCAGCTGTCAGTTCTGTCAGCTTTGCGGGCAAACCGCTGAGCAGTGTGTACCCGGCGTATTACGGTCTTTGCGATTTGTGCTGCGGTACGGAAGAGGAAGTGCTGCAGAAAAGCGACGTGGTGTTTGCTGCGTTGCCACACGGTTTGTCGCAGGAGATTGCCAAAAAGTGTCATGACGCAGGCAAAGTCCTGATTGACCTTGGCGCGGATTTTCGGCTCAAGCGTCTGGATGAGTATGAGAAGTGGTATCAGGTTAAAGCCGTATATCCGGAACTGCATGAGGAGGCCGTTTACGGTTTGCCGGAGCTGTTCCGTGACGAAATCCGCGGCAAAAAGCTGATTGCCAACCCCGGCTGTTATACCACGGCGGTTCCACTGGCTTTGGTGCCGGCGCTGCAGGCAGGGCTGATTGAGAAGGACGGCATCATCGCCGACTGCAAGTCCGGCGTGACCGGCGCGGGGCGAAAGTCAACGCAGGATACGCATTATCCGGAGCTGAACGAGGGAATGCACGCCTACAAGGTGGGCGGCCACCGCCATACGCCGGAAATTGAGCAGACGCTGCGCCGCTTCTGCGGAGAAGAAGTGACGGTTGTGTTTACGCCGCACTTGCTGCCGGTGAACCGCGGGATTTTGGCAACCTGCTACGCACACTTGAAATCGGGCACCACCCTGGAGCAGCTGCAGCAAACCTATGAGGACTTTTATCGCAGAGAATACTTTGTGCGTGTTCTGCCGCAGGGGATGCGGGCGGATATTCACCACGTGCGGTACAGCAATTTCTGTGAAATCGAACTGCATATTGACCCGCGCACGCAAATGCTGATTGCGGTTTCCGCGATTGATAATATGGGAAAGGGCGCCGCGGGGCAGGCGGTGCAGAACATGAATTTGGCGCTCGGTTTGGAAGAAACCGCGGGCTTGACGGCATTACCGCCCGCGTTTTAA
- a CDS encoding flavin reductase family protein produces MKELTVESLPFAPFEKIGKDWMLISAGSPEKCSTMTASWGGLGIMWAKPVSAVVIRPQRHTLRFLEQNDTYTLSFFDEAHRGALNYCGSHSGGENAKIAAAGLTLVPDQNVPIFQEASLTLVCRKLYHQPLDPKGFADASLDSQFYAEHDYHILFVGEVCKAYEA; encoded by the coding sequence ATGAAAGAACTTACAGTAGAATCCCTGCCGTTTGCACCGTTTGAAAAAATTGGGAAGGACTGGATGCTCATCAGCGCCGGCTCCCCCGAAAAGTGCAGCACCATGACCGCCTCCTGGGGCGGACTGGGCATTATGTGGGCAAAGCCTGTTTCCGCAGTCGTCATTCGCCCACAGCGCCATACCTTGCGTTTTCTGGAGCAGAACGACACTTACACCCTTAGCTTTTTTGACGAGGCGCACCGTGGCGCGCTGAATTATTGCGGCAGTCACTCCGGCGGTGAAAACGCAAAAATTGCCGCCGCCGGTTTGACGCTGGTGCCCGACCAGAACGTTCCGATTTTTCAGGAGGCTTCCCTAACACTGGTGTGCAGAAAGCTGTACCACCAGCCGCTGGACCCAAAGGGCTTTGCGGATGCTTCTCTGGACAGCCAGTTTTATGCGGAACACGACTACCACATTCTGTTTGTCGGCGAAGTATGCAAGGCTTACGAAGCCTAA
- a CDS encoding phage portal protein has translation MRKWKKKQTAVSALAVQTRAAELPFSAVQQYVPLNAGELRLYRQLREAVPMIDAALDKLVRLIGKFHVECGDRAVQDRLNTFLHTVPVGAGSSGIFSFITAYLDQLLTYGNAVGEAVVQNGELKALYNAALSDVELRVKSPLEIEVRRRCAGGSEAVRYPELVFHTALNPAPGSAKGTSVLQGLSFVSDILVQIFHTIGVNWERVGNVRFAVTCRPGEEDRAFAAEHAQQMAQEWSRAMRPNSRSDFVAVGDVEIKAIGADNQILNSEVPVRQMLEQIVAKLGVPPFLLGISWSSTERMSSQQSDILTSELEAYRRLLNPVIDKICALWMRLDGNSMPFDIVWNDVTLQDKTEMANASLTNAQAELVQVQTEKLRREL, from the coding sequence ATGCGAAAGTGGAAGAAAAAGCAAACGGCGGTAAGCGCCCTGGCTGTACAGACCAGGGCGGCGGAACTGCCTTTTTCAGCGGTACAGCAGTATGTACCGCTGAATGCGGGGGAACTGCGGCTGTACCGGCAGCTGCGCGAAGCGGTGCCAATGATTGACGCGGCGCTGGACAAGCTGGTACGGCTGATTGGAAAGTTTCATGTGGAGTGCGGTGACCGCGCCGTGCAGGACAGACTGAACACTTTCTTGCACACGGTGCCGGTCGGCGCGGGCAGTTCGGGAATCTTTTCCTTTATTACGGCGTATTTGGATCAACTGCTGACCTACGGCAATGCGGTGGGGGAGGCTGTGGTACAGAACGGAGAATTAAAAGCGCTGTACAATGCTGCGCTGTCAGATGTGGAACTGCGGGTGAAGTCACCGCTGGAAATTGAAGTGCGGCGGCGCTGTGCGGGCGGCAGCGAAGCGGTGCGCTATCCGGAACTGGTGTTTCACACGGCGCTGAATCCGGCGCCGGGCAGCGCAAAGGGGACAAGCGTTCTGCAGGGGCTTTCCTTTGTCAGTGACATTCTGGTTCAGATTTTTCATACCATCGGTGTGAACTGGGAGCGTGTGGGGAACGTCCGCTTTGCGGTGACCTGCCGACCCGGCGAGGAAGACCGTGCCTTTGCCGCCGAGCACGCGCAGCAGATGGCGCAGGAGTGGAGCCGCGCGATGCGTCCGAACAGCAGAAGCGACTTTGTGGCGGTTGGGGATGTGGAAATCAAAGCGATTGGTGCGGACAACCAGATTTTAAACAGCGAAGTGCCGGTGCGGCAGATGCTGGAGCAGATTGTGGCGAAACTGGGTGTGCCACCGTTTTTGTTGGGGATTTCCTGGTCCAGCACCGAGCGCATGAGCAGCCAGCAGTCGGATATTTTGACCAGTGAACTGGAGGCGTACCGCAGGCTGCTGAATCCGGTGATTGACAAAATCTGCGCGCTGTGGATGCGGCTGGACGGGAACAGTATGCCATTTGACATTGTGTGGAATGACGTTACCCTGCAGGACAAAACGGAAATGGCGAACGCAAGCCTGACCAATGCGCAGGCGGAGTTGGTACAGGTGCAGACAGAGAAGCTGCGCCGGGAACTGTGA
- a CDS encoding terminase small subunit, giving the protein MDTRKEALQVCRRLARGRINDAVRLLFEPQEPECLRKLDLYCVAEVKRSDKGVEIKFADRLKAAQMLAQLGGEESVQPLFAALNQSAQAVKEVGRGGGDAV; this is encoded by the coding sequence ATGGATACACGCAAGGAAGCGCTGCAGGTTTGCAGAAGGCTGGCGCGCGGCCGGATTAACGATGCGGTGCGGCTGCTGTTTGAACCGCAGGAGCCGGAGTGTCTGCGGAAGCTGGACCTGTACTGTGTAGCGGAGGTGAAGCGGAGCGACAAGGGTGTGGAAATCAAATTTGCAGACCGGCTGAAAGCCGCGCAGATGCTGGCGCAGCTCGGCGGAGAGGAAAGCGTGCAGCCGCTGTTTGCGGCACTGAACCAATCGGCGCAGGCGGTAAAAGAAGTCGGACGGGGCGGCGGCGATGCGGTTTAG
- a CDS encoding LysM peptidoglycan-binding domain-containing protein, producing the protein MMQLFMGYKTFSWPRLPDTLCMEQEKYTQVLQQPESGEVLQELGERGQNVTGSGVFLGKEAAEQWQALCACYEKEGAGALYLPGRKPVTAVFTALTLDGTPREDRIAYRFAFHVTGVPEGQPQTYRVQAGECLWSAAQKAGVSAEALLAANPGKIRWVNELPEGLELSLP; encoded by the coding sequence ATGATGCAGCTGTTTATGGGCTATAAAACGTTTTCGTGGCCGCGGCTGCCTGATACGTTGTGTATGGAACAGGAAAAGTATACGCAGGTGCTGCAGCAGCCTGAAAGTGGGGAAGTGCTGCAGGAACTGGGGGAGCGTGGACAAAACGTGACCGGCAGCGGCGTATTTCTGGGAAAGGAAGCCGCCGAACAGTGGCAGGCGCTCTGTGCGTGCTATGAGAAAGAGGGCGCCGGTGCGCTGTACCTGCCGGGCAGGAAGCCGGTCACAGCGGTTTTTACCGCGCTGACACTGGACGGCACACCCAGGGAAGACCGGATTGCGTACCGGTTTGCGTTTCATGTAACGGGAGTGCCGGAGGGGCAGCCGCAGACTTACCGGGTACAGGCAGGGGAGTGCCTGTGGAGTGCGGCACAGAAAGCCGGTGTTTCTGCCGAAGCGCTTTTAGCGGCAAATCCGGGGAAAATCCGCTGGGTGAATGAACTGCCGGAAGGATTGGAGTTGAGTTTGCCTTGA